Genomic window (Pseudomonas sp. MM211):
AGGCATCGATCGCTCGCACGAAGCGGTAAGTATCCGGGCCGAAGAACACCGCATCGGCCTGACTCGTCGGATAGCGCGAATGTACGAACAGCTGGTCACCCAGGCTGGAGTAACGCACGGCGCTGCGCAGTTGCTCACCCTCCTCGATTAGTACCCCTGCGGCGCGCATCAATTCGAGCAAATCGGCGCCAACCAGGCCGGGCACGAACGGACGACTCCAGCCGAAAACGCCCGGCAGATCCTGAGCCAGTGCATTATCTGTGCGGCCATTGACGCGTTCGTGAGTCAGCGGTGTGCCGGTTATGAATCTATAGCCTCGCGCGGTGAGCGCCTGGCCGAGTTTCAGTAGTGCCTGCTGTGGTTCGTTAAGCATCGGTGCTCCGACAACGGTTACTGGAGATAGTCATTGAACAGGCGTGTGGCCAGCAACCCTGCGGGGGTGAAGTGGCTGGCGGGCGACATCAACTCGATCAACTTTTCCGGCTGCTGGCCAGCCGGCAGTGCACGCAGGGTTGCATGCAGTGCCTGGGTTTCGTCATCCAGACCACCCATTTGCGGGCCACCGGGTTGTGCCGCGCTTCGACGGTTACGGCCGCGGCTGCGCGGCGGCGTCCAGTCGCCGGCAATCCAGTCATGCAGCAGTTGTTGTTCGTAAGCATTGAACACGCCGAACATGGCTGCCCGATCGCCTTGCACCAATTGCCAGAAACGGCTGTTTTGCGGGTCTTCGTTACGACGAATCCAGCCACGTCTCTCCAGCGCCTCGAGCAGGCCGTGCACCTGCCCTGGCTGGCTCAGCCATTCGTTGACGGTGCGCCCCTCGATTCGGCAATAGTCGGAATGCACCTGCGTGGCGACTTCGCGCTTGCGCTCGAACATGCCCAACAACTGCTCTTCGAGATCGAACGCGGCGATCACTGCGGTGGAACCGACGCCCAGGTCGTTGAGCTGGTAACCACGCATCACCCGGCGATAGAAGGCTTCGCGGTCACCGACCACCGGCAGATTCTCCAGAACCGCCTGCACTGCCTTTTGCGCATGGCCGGTACCGGCGTTGTCGATAGTCACATGCAACTGGAAGTAATAGGGATCTATCCCCAACTCGGTCAGTTCGTAGCTGGTGATCAGCAGGTGCAAGGGCAGTTGCTCGTAGCCGAGGTTGTAGCCGATCACCTCAGGCAAGTACTCCTCAGCCAGATGGCCCAGTGCAAGTTGCTGGGCGCCCTGAAGAAAATGCTCGTCTGCCAATTCGGCCAGCTCGTCGCAACCGTTCTGGCTGAGGAGCTGCTTGTACAACACCACATGATTCATGGCAGGGACGCCGTCGCCCAGCTCCTCGAGGTAGGTACGCAGCAGCGGCCGCAGCCTCGGCTCCTGCCAGTGTTTGAGCAACCCATAGAGCCAGGCGCCATCGACCAGTTTGGTGGGCGCCACATGGCGCAGGAAATAAACGGCGTGGGCACGATTGCTGAAATAACGCCTTGGCGCGCCCTGACGACGCTCCTGCAGGTACTGCGCATACGCGTCGGTAGTACGCAATGCGGCATCGCGCATCCAGCCCAGCAGCGCCTCCGGATGAGCCGGCATGTCGCAAGCCAGCCGCTCACTCGCCTCCAGTTGCGCCTCGAGAAAACCGCGCGCCTGATGCAAAGCGCCATCAGCCAATTGGGGCTGCAACAGTCGTTCGTAGAGGGTGCGAGCAGGATACGGATGGCAGAAAGCTGTAGCTTTCTCGAGGCGTGGTGAAAATCGGCATCAATGTGGTCATGGTCGGAGCCTTGCGTGGGCAGTTCAAAGGCGCTTTCGAAGCGGAGGGTTCGAGAGCAGCGCTCAGGTGATTCCATGGGTGGCCGTTTTACCGATTTGCAGGTCTGCTCGACCCGCGAATCAGTCTTGGCCTTATGGAATAAGGAGGAGGCTGCGCGAAAAAAGATTCAACTTGAGGGATAGGCGGTAGCGGCACAGGGCGTCATGGCTACAGCGCAAAACAGTCAGTCGCGATGACAGCCAGGTGACCGATCAGCGGACTGGAAACGCAGAGACGAAAAAGCCAGGCGGCGTGCAGCCGGCCTGGCTAATGGGTGGTAATACGCCATACGGCACCAGGCTCAGGCAGAGCGGCACAGCACCCAGTCATGCAGCAACACACGCAACTCGTCGAACTTAACTGGCTTGGCCAGATAATCGCTCATGCCGGCCGCCAAACAGCGCTCGCGGTCACCGGACTGGCTATGAGCAGTGATCGCTAGCACCGGCAGCTCGGCACAACCGGGCAATAGGCGCAGCGCCCGACAGGTAGCGAAACCATCCATCACCGGCATCTGACAATCGAGCAACAGCGCGTCGACCGACTCGCGCTGCAGGCACTCCAGAGCTTCGCCGCCGTTATCCGCAGTGCGCACGCGGTAACCAAGCTTGAGCAGCATGCCGCGAATCACCAGTTGGTTGATGGCATTGTCCTCGACCACCAGCACGGTGCATTGCTCCGGCGCGCGCACCGGGCTGCCACTGGCGCGGCGCACCACTGGCTTACTCGCGCCCTTGTGTACCGGCAAGACCAGCGTCAGGTTCAAGCGAAAGATACTACCGCCTGCACCGGCACGATTGGGCTCATACGCCAGGCTGCCGCCAAGCAAATCGACCAGTTGCCGACAGATACTCAGGCCGATACCAAGGCCGCCGTATTGGCGAGTCATCGAGGTGTCGAGCTGATGGAAGCGGCGGTACAGATCCGTTTCGCGGACATCCTCCAGACCGATGCCGGCATCGATCACCTCGAAGCTCAGCGGCAAGCTCTCGAGTGTCGCCTCGCCATTACCACGTACGCGCAGGCGCACCTTGCCTGCCGCCGTGAACTTGATGGCGTTATCCAGCAGATAACCCAATGCTTGCGCCAGCTTTACCGCATCGCCTTCCACGGTGTCAGGCAGATGCTCGTCCAGGTCGAGAGCGAAAGCCAGGCCCTTGTCACGGGCGCGCCCTTCGTAGTTGGCGCACACCCCATCGAGCAGGCCACGCAGGCTGAACGTCTCACTCCGCGGGTAGAGCCTGCCGGATTGCAGCTCGGTGAGCGCAAGGATGTCGTTGACCATCTGCATCATGTCCCGCGCCGAACGCGTCGCGGTCTTCTGGTACTGCTCGGCCTCCGGCTCCAGACGCAGGGTCTGCATCAACTCCAGGGAACCGATAACGCCGTTCATCGGCGTGCGCAACTCATGGGTTACGGTGGCCAGGAAGTCGTCCTTGAGGCGATTGCTGTCGGCCAATTCGTGGTTCAGCGCCTCCAGCTTGGCAGTAGCGCTTTGCAGAATGCGCGCACGTTCCTCCTTCATCGCGTTGATACGGTCGGCCAACGCCAACGATAACAAGGCAACTTCGATCGCACTGCCGATCTGGCTGGCGTACATGGTCAGGAACATATTAGGCAGGTAGCCAAGCACCATCAGCGTATTGACCACACCACCGAGCAGGAAAGCCGCCCAAGCAATGATGAAATAACGCGCGACCCGCATGCCTCGCAGCCAGGCCAGCACACCGGCGATGGATACCACCAGGGTAAACACCAACGCCAGCAAGGTCGCCAGGCGCAGCGACACGGCATAACTGGCAGTCAGTGCCAGCACCATCACCGTCGTGCCCCACAGCATCAGCAGCAACAGGCAACGGTCAACCCAAGGGCTGTGCTCGGAAGTCTGCAGAAAACTGCGGGCGAACTGGCAGCCGAACAGTGCCGTGGCACCGATCAGGAACGGCGTGGCAACGTTCGCCCACCACGGGTTGCTGGGCCAGAAGAACTCGATGCCAGCACCGTTGACCGACACCTGATACAGCCCGAACGAGGCGATATAGAGGATGTAATAGAGGTAACTGGTATCGCGGACGCTGATAAAGATGAACAGGTTGTAGATCAGCATCACCAGCAGCACGCCGTAGATGATACCCAGCATGTAGATACGCGCCGGCTGCTCTTCTAGATAGGCGGTGGGCGACCAGAGGGTCAGCGGCGCCTGGATCGAGCCCTGGCTTTCAATACGCAGGTAGACGCGTCGAACCTGATCCGGCTTGAAGTCGAGGGGGAACAGGTAGTTGTTCTGGCGAATTTCCCGACTGGAGAACGGCAGCGAATCGCCAGTGCGTTGCGTCAGGTGAAAGCGACCATCGGCACCTACCTCGTAAAGCTCCAGGCGATCCAGCGGTGGATAAGCCAGCTCCAGCAACCAGTGCTGATGATGGCGAGCGGATACGGAGGCGTCCTGGGGCAAGTAATGCAGATCGATCCGCAACCAGAATGCGGATCGGGAATAACCCGCGTTCAGCACCGATTTATCGTGGTCACGAAAACTACCTTGCAAGGCGCTGGAGGTAACGTCGTCGATGCTCTTGTCGCCACGCACGTCCTCGAACACCGACATCATCTGGCCAAGCGGCAAGGCACGTGTGCTCTCGTCGAACACGGCCAGCCGCGCAGCACTCGCCAATACCGGGCAAACTGCCAAAAGAATGATCAGAAAAAAACGCATGCAGCCCCGCTAATGGCTGTGTCGAGCAGTACCGTAAGGCCCCACGCCCTCTTGATGATACTGGCTTGCACGGCTCGAAATAGGAATGCCGGCAACTCTAGAGTCTGCCAGCGCTTTATCGCAAGCGCTACGGCGACGAAAAACCAGACCGCTCATTGTGCCAATAGGCGCAGTAGAGCCTCGGTGACAACCTCAGAAACGGCGATAGCACTGCCCGCCTACCTGTGCGGCCCATCCATCCGGCGAGACTATCCAGCCTCATCGCAACTTATTAAATGTTAAGCTCACGCCCCACAAAAACGCCGCCAGCTAACCGCTGCAGTGAACCCCGACCAACCAGGTACTGCAGTTGCCGCCGTACCCGCCAACCGGAACCCGCGACACAGATGATCGACTTCGGCCTCCCTGATTACGCGCGCAGCACCGCCCGCCTCGCCCCCTCGCGCCCAGTGGTGCTGTGCCTCTCCGGTCACGATCCGAGCGGCGGCGCTGGCCTGCAGGCCGATATCGAAGCGCTGCTGGCCCAGGGTTGCCACGCGGCTCCTGCGGTGACCGCACTGACCGTGCAGGACACCGTCGACGTCAGCGACTTTCGCGTACTCGACCGCGACTGGGTGCTCGCTCAGGCCCATGCGGTGATCGCCGACATGCCGGTAGCGGCGGTCAAACTGGGCATGCTCGGCTCGGTTGAAATGGTCGAAACCGTACTGATGATCATGGACAAACTGCCAGGCGTGCCGTTGGTCTGCGACCCGGTACTGCGTGCCGGCGGTGGCGGCGCTCTGGGCAAGGACGAAGTCGGTTTCGCCATGCGCGAGCGCCTGTTCGCGGTATCCACCATCGCCACGCCCAACCTGCCGGAAGCACGCATCCTCGCCGAACTGCCAGACGGCACGGCTGACGAATGTGCGGACAAGCTGCTGCCGCACATCCGCCACCTGCTGATCACCGGCGGCCATGGCGACGAAAGCGATGCGGTGCACAACCGTCTGTACCTGCGCGATGGCAGCCAGCACACCTTCACCTGCCCACGCCTGCCTGGCAGCTATCATGGCTCCGGCTGCACCCTGGCCAGCACCCTCGCCGGGCGTATAGCGTTGGGGCAGGATCTGATCAGCGCGGTCGAAACAGCCCTGGATTACACCTGGCGCACCCTGCGCGACGCTGAACAGCCGGGCCGCGGCCAGTTCATCCCTCGCCGCCTGCCGCTGGATCTCTCCTGATGCCCGCCCGCCGCGCCAAGCTAAGAGGTCTGTACGCGATCACCGATAGCCAACTGCTCGCTGGCGGCAAGCTGCTGCCCTATGTCGAGGCGGCCCTGGCTGGCGGTGCACGCGTGCTGCAATACCGCGACAAGTCCGGTGATGAAGCCCGCCGCTTGCGCGAGGCCGAGGCCCTGCGTGGTCTCTGCGAACGCTACGGCGCGGCGCTGATCATCAATGACGACGCCGAGCTGGCCGCCCGTTTGGGTGTCGGCCTGCACCTAGGCCAGGAAGATGGTTCGCTGGCCGTGGCCCGCGCCCTGCTCGGACGCAAGGCGGTCATCGGCGGCACCTGCCACGCCCGCCTGGAGCTGGCCGAACAGGCCGCCCGCGAAGGCGCCAGCTACGTGGCCTTCGGGCGCTTCTTCAATTCCCACACAAAACCCGGCGCACCAGCGGCCACGCTCGACCTGCTGGCCAGCGCCAAAGCACGCGTGCAGTTGCCGATCGTCGCCATTGGTGGCATTGACCTGCACAACGCCGCCCCCTTGATCGAAAGGGGCGCCAGCATGATCGCGGTGATCCACGCCCTGTTCGCCGCGGATTCAGCTGCCGAAGTGGAGCGCCGCGCGCATGCCTTCAGCGCCCTGTTCCAATCGGCCTAATTCATTTCCAAGAGGCTCTACCATGTCACGCTCCGAAATCCTCTTCGCCAACGCCCAGAAACACATCCCCGGTGGCGTCAACTCGCCGGTTCGCGCCTTCAAGAGCGTGGGCGGCACGCCGCTGTTCTTCAAGCACGCAGAAGGCGCCTACGTGACGGATGAGGACGACAAGCGCTATGTGGATTACGTCGGTTCCTGGGGGCCGATGATCCTCGGCCACAGCCACCCGGAAGTGATCGACGCGGTACGCCGTCAGCTCGACCATGGCCTCTCCTACGGCGCCCCGACCGCCATGGAAACCGAGATGGCCGATCTGGTCTGTGCACTGGTGCCATCCATGGAAATGGTGCGCATGGTCAGCTCCGGCACCGAAGCGACCATGAGCGCCATCCGCCTGGCTCGCGGCTACACCGGCCGCGACAGCATCATCAAGTTCGAAGGCTGCTACCACGGCCACTCCGACAGTCTGCTGGTCAAGGCCGGCTCCGGGGCGCTGACCCAGGGCGTACCCAACTCTGCGGGCGTGCCAGCAGCTTTTGCCAAGCACACCCTGACCCTGCCGTTCAACGATATCGACGCCGTCGCCGAGATGCTCGGCAAGGTCGGTAGCGAGGTCGCCTGCATCATCGTCGAGCCGGTCGCCGGCAACATGAACTGCGTACCACCAGCGCCAGGCTTCCTGGAAGGTTTGCGTGAGCAGTGCGACAAGCACGGCGTAGTGCTGATCTTCGACGAGGTGATGACCGGCTTCCGCGTCGCCCTCGGCGGCGCCCAGGCGCATTACGGTGTCACGCCGGACCTGTCGACCTTCGGCAAGATCATCGGTGGCGGCATGCCGGTGGGCTGCTTCGGCGGCAAGCGCGCGATCATGGAGCGTATCGCCCCGCTCGGCCCGGTCTACCAGGCCGGTACACTGTCCGGCAACCCGCTGGCCATGGCCGCCGGCCTGACCACCCTGAAGCTGATCAGCCGCCCGGGCTTCCATGCCGAACTGAGCGACTACACCAGCAAGCTGCTGCAGGGTCTGCAAGAGCGCGCCGATGCGGCCGGCATTCCCTTCGTCACCACTCAGGCGGGCGGCATGTTCGGCCTGTATTTCAGCGGCGCTGACGACATCGTCACCTTCGACGACGTAATGGCCAGCGATGCAGAACGCTTCAAGCGCTTCTTCCACCTGATGCTGGAAGGCGGTGTGTACCTGGCACCGAGTGCGTTCGAGGCAGGTTTCACTTCCATCGCCCACGGCGAAGCCGAGCTGAAACTGACTCTGGACGCCGCCGAACGCGCGTTCGCCAGCCTCAAGCAGGCGTGATCTCGATCGTTCATGCGCGGCTTTTCTTGATTCGCGCGCATAATGGTCGAGCCTGTGGCTCTGCGGCTGATCCTCTATAAGGCATCAGCCGCCGATTTTAGCCGCATCGGCGCGCAATTCGCAGCTAACAGGCGGTCGATGCGCGCCACGATGGGGCAGAAAAGGCGCCAAACACTTTGTAAGAACGGTGCGGCTTATTTCATAATGTGATGGCGGACGCATTTGCTTCGCCGTCATCCACCCTGTCAGCACCTCGAGGTATCTGGATCTTCATGAAGCGCACCGGCCGCACCCTGTCTCTGGGCTGCCTGTTGCTCCTGCTGCCATTGCTAGCACTGGCGGACGGAAACTCATTGCTGATCCCGGCGACCGGCAGCTGCTCGCTGAACGTCGCCCCCGAAGACCTGCCCGACGCCTTGCAGGCCTGCCAGCAGACTGCCGAAGGCGGTGATGCTCAGGCGCAGTACGAGCTTGGCGAGTTTTATTACGACGGCAGGGCTACCGAGCGCGACCTTCCCCAGGCACTCAGCTGGTTCGAGCGCGCATCGCTGCAAGGCCATGCGCAGGCGCAATATCACCTGGGCATGATGTTCTTCCGTGGCGAGGGTGTGGCCGCCAATAACGTGCAGGCTTATATCGTGCTGAAGATGGCCGCGGTCAATGGCTCAGACGAAGCCATGGACAGCGCCGACGAAGTATCGCTGCAAATGCCAAGAGCCGAGCTCGAAGTCGCCACCCAGGTGCTGGGGCAGATTTTCCGCAATTATCTGCAGGAACTGCAGGCCGCCGACGGCCTGTCGCCTTTCGCCCCACTGAAATAAGTCACGCCAGGCAGGCTCCCGTCAAAACCAACGGGTTGCCAGCAGCCTGCAGCCTGTTGCTTATTTATCAGGCATCGGCATGGGGAACGGCATGATATTGCCGCCGCCCTTGGCCTCGCTGATCTTCGGCGTACCCAGGCGTTCGACTTCATCGATGCGCACAATCGAATGCATCGGCACGAAGCTGCGCACCACGCCATCGAACTGGGCCTTGAGCTTTTCCTCGCTGGGGTCGACGACCACTTGGGTGCGCTCGCCAAAGACGAATTCCTCGATTTCCAGAAAGCCCCACAGATCACTTTGGAAGATCTGCTTGGCGTACATCTCATACACCTGGCCCTGGTTAAGGAAAATCACCTTGTAGATCGGTTCACGCTTTGTCATGGGTAGCTATTGGCTGGCAGTCAATAAGAGGGCGCGAATCTTAGCACGCCTGCTGGGCACGAGGTCGCCTCGTCTTATCCATAGCTTGTGGCCTCGGTCGGCCAAGGCCCTTATACTGCGCGGTCATATTTATGGCCCGCTGCTGGCGGCCATCCTGTGGATCGTCGCTGACGCGACGTTAAAAATTCTTCGCACTATTTTTCAATCACTCCAGGCAGTGCCATGACCAAGAAGCTCTATATCGAAACCCACGGTTGCCAGATGAACGAGTACGACAGCTCGCGCATGGTCGACCTGCTGGGCGAGCATCAGGCCCTGGAAGTGACCGAGCGTGCGGAAGACGCCGACATCATCCTGCTCAATACCTGCTCGATCCGCGAAAGAGCCCAGGACAAGGTGTTCTCTCAACTAGGCCGCTGGCGTGAATTGAAACTGGAGAACCCAGATCTGGTGATCGGCGTTGGCGGCTGCGTGGCCAGCCAGGAAGGTGCGGCGATTCGTGATCGCGCACCCTATGTCGATGTGGTCTTTGGCCCGCAGACCTTGCATCGCCTACCAGAGATGATCGATGCGGCACGCAGCACCAAGATCGCTCAAGTGGATGTTTCCTTCCCCGAGATCGAGAAGTTCGATCGCCTGCCCGAGCCCCGCGTCGACGGCCCCAGCGCGCTCGTGTCCGTGATGGAAGGCTGCAGCAAGTACTGCACCTTTTGCGTGGTGCCTTACACCCGCGGTGAGGAAGTCAGCCGCCCACTGGACGATGTGCTGACCGAAATCATCCATCTAGCCGAAAACGGCGTGCGTGAACTGACCCTCCTTGGCCAGAACGTCAACGGCTACCGGGGTACCAATCGCGAAGGCGGTATCACCGACTTCGCCGAATTGCTGTATCTGGTCGCGGCTATCGATGGCATCGACCGCATCCGCTACATCACTAGCCATCCGCTGGAGTTCTCCGACGCGCTGATCAAGGCCCATGCCGAGATCCCAGAATTGGTGAAATTCCTGCACCTGCCGGTGCAATCGGGCTCTGACCGTATTCTTGCGGCGATGAAGCGCAACCACACCGCACTGGAATACAAATCACGCATCCGCAAGCTCAGGGCTGCAGTGCCGGATATCGTCATCAGTTCGGACTTCATCATCGGCTTCCCCGGCGAAACCGAGAAAGATTTCGAGCAAACCATGAAGCTGGTGGAAGAGGTTGGTTTCGACTTCTCCTACTCCTTCGTCTACAGCTCGCGCCCCGGTACCCCGGCGGCCGATCTGGTCGACAACACCTCGGAAGAAGTGAAAAAGCAGCGCCTGAAAATTTTGCAAAATCGCCTCAACCAGCAGGGTTTCGAAAACAGTCGGCGTATGGTCGGCAGTGTGCAGCGCATTCTGGTCAACGACTTTTCGAAAAAAGATCCCGGCAAGCTGCAGGGCCGCACCGAGAACAACCGCTACGTCAACTTTCCGTGCAGCAACCCACAGCTGATCGGCCAATTCGTCGATGTACATATCGACGAGGCGATGCCACATTCATTGCGTGGCACGCTGATCGAGCGCCACTGAGCGCAGGACGCTCTAAAACATGCCACCGCGCAGCACGGTCATCGACCGTGCTTTTCCCCGGCGACGGCTAGCGCTATTCTCTGCCTTCAACTCAGCCGACTGGCGGCCAAAATACAACTTTGAATACATCCATAGAACCTCATCGTTTCACCCTCGAACCCTTTGAAGCCAAGCGCTTCGCCAACCTCAGCGGGCAATTCGACGAGCATCTGCGCCTGATCGAATCACGTCTGGGCATCGAGATCCGTAACCGTGGCAATCAGTTCGAGCTGCTCGGCGAGCCAGGGCAAACCACCTCTGCCGAGAACCTGATACGTCGCCTGTATCGCGAAACCGACAGCGCCGAGCTGTCGCCGGATACGGTGCACCTGTTCCTGCAAGAATCGGGTATCGAGGAGCTGAACAACCCCAGCGCCCACACCCACATCGCCTTGCGCACCCGCAAGGGCATGATTCGTCCGCGTGGCGCCAACCAGCAGCTTTACGTGAAAGCGATCCTCGACCACGACATCAACTTCGGCATCGGCCCGGCAGGTACAGGCAAGACTTACCTGGCCGTGGCCTGCGCAGTCGATGCACTGGAACGCGAGCAGATCCGCCACATCCTGCTGGTACGCCCGGCGGTCGAGGCCGGTGAGAAGCTGGGCTTCCTGCCTGGCGACCTGTCGCAGAAAATCGACCCTTACCTGCGCCCGCTGTACGACGCGCTCTACGAGATGCTGGGTGTCGAGCAGGTTGCCAAACTGATCGAAAAACAGGTGATAGAGGTCGCGCCGCTGGCCTACATGCGCGGCCGCACGCTGAGCAACAGCTTCATCATTCTCGATGAGAGCCAGAACACCACGATGGAACAGATGAAGATGTTCCTGACCCGTATCGGGTTCGGCTCCACGGCAGTGATCACCGGCGACATCACCCAGGTCGACCTGCCGCGCGGCACCAAGAGTGGCCTGACTCACGTGCTCGAGGTACTCAATGGCGTGCCGGGCATCAGCTTCACTCACTTCAAACCCAAGGACGTAGTGCGCCACCCACTGGTGCAGCGCATCGTCGAGGCTTACGAGCGCTTCGAAACCGAACACAAGCCCTTCGACCGCCGCCCGGCGGACAACGACCCGGGTGCCAGGTCAGACACATGATCGAGCTGGATCTGCAGGTCGCCAGTGACGGCGACCACTTACCCGCCGAGGGTGCCTTTCAAGCCTGGTGTGAGTTGGCCCTGCGCCAGCGCACTGCCGACTCGGAACTGACCATTCGCCTGGTCGACGAGGCGGAAGGCCGCGAGCTCAATCACACCTGGCGACACAAGGACTACGCCACCAACGTATTGTCCTTTCCCGCCGATGTACCTGATGATTTGCTGGATATCCCGCTGCTCGGCGACCTGGTGATCTGTGTACCAGTGGTCGAGCGCGAAGCCATCGAACAAGGCAAGACACTGGAAGCGCACTGGGCGCATTTGGTGATACACGGCTGCCTGCACCTGCTCGGCTACGACCACATCGATGATGAGGAAGCCGAGGAGATGGAAGCGCTGGAACGATTATTGCTCGCCGAGCTGGGTCATCCCGACCCGTATGCCGGCGACGAATAGAAGCAAGGATCCCGAGTAAACCCCCATGAGCGAAGACCGATCGAGCAACGAGCAGAAGTCCTGGTTGAATAAACTGACCCAGGCTTTTGCTCATGAGCCGAAGAACCGCCAGGAACTGCTGGAAGTTCTGCGCGATGCGCACCAAAACAAACTGCTCGACAGCGAGGCGCTGGCCATCGTCGAAGGCGCTATCCAGGTCGCGGACCTGCAGGTCCGCGACATCATGGTGCCGCGCTCCCAGGTGGTCACCATCAAGGCCAGCCAGTCTCCCAAAGAATTCCTCCCGGT
Coding sequences:
- a CDS encoding PhoH family protein, which codes for MNTSIEPHRFTLEPFEAKRFANLSGQFDEHLRLIESRLGIEIRNRGNQFELLGEPGQTTSAENLIRRLYRETDSAELSPDTVHLFLQESGIEELNNPSAHTHIALRTRKGMIRPRGANQQLYVKAILDHDINFGIGPAGTGKTYLAVACAVDALEREQIRHILLVRPAVEAGEKLGFLPGDLSQKIDPYLRPLYDALYEMLGVEQVAKLIEKQVIEVAPLAYMRGRTLSNSFIILDESQNTTMEQMKMFLTRIGFGSTAVITGDITQVDLPRGTKSGLTHVLEVLNGVPGISFTHFKPKDVVRHPLVQRIVEAYERFETEHKPFDRRPADNDPGARSDT
- the ybeY gene encoding rRNA maturation RNase YbeY, whose translation is MIELDLQVASDGDHLPAEGAFQAWCELALRQRTADSELTIRLVDEAEGRELNHTWRHKDYATNVLSFPADVPDDLLDIPLLGDLVICVPVVEREAIEQGKTLEAHWAHLVIHGCLHLLGYDHIDDEEAEEMEALERLLLAELGHPDPYAGDE